In Candidatus Krumholzibacteriia bacterium, a single genomic region encodes these proteins:
- the pflB gene encoding formate C-acetyltransferase, giving the protein MASIKAREKATGETGAAWREFQGGLWQKEINVRDFIQQNYRPYAEDESFLAPATERTQKIWKRLQELFVEERRKGVLDVSPLPSSITAHGPGYIDREHEMIVGLQTEAPLRRAIMPNGGLRMVLGALKTYGYEPDPHMVEAFTKYRRTHNDAVFDGYTADIRRCRSSHILTGLPDAYGRGRIIGDYRRVPLYGVARLIERKKEEKAALDVVQSTDDVIRDREELAEQTRALEELVKMAASYGFDISGPARNAKEAVQWLYFAYLGAVKEQNGAAMSLGRTSTFLDIYFERDLAAGSLTEEQAQEIIDDFVIKLRIVRFLRTPEYDELFAGDPTWVTESIAGMGDDGRSLVTKTSFRLLHTLYNLGPAPEPNLTIWYSPHLPDAFRRFAAKVAIDTSSLQFESDEIMRRTWGDDGAIACCVSPMLVGKQMQFFGARANLAKCLLYAINGGRDEVSGEQVGPALGAAQGDILDFDDVISKFEKMMDWLARVYVNAMNVIHYMHDKYAYERLEMALHDYAPLRTMAFGMAGMSVVADSLSAIKHAKVRVVRDKTGLITDYKTEGEFPVFGNNDNRVDHLATWVVSTFMGKLRKYPTYRGAVHTQSILTITSNVVYGKATGNTPDGRRHGEPFAPGANPMHGRDSHGIHAAAASVAKIPYRDAADGISLTASLVPEGLGRVADDRKTNLTSILDAFFGSTGYHMNVNVLNRDTLLDAMEHPEKYPSLTIRVSGYAVNFVRLTREQQMDVINRTFHGA; this is encoded by the coding sequence ATGGCATCGATCAAAGCACGAGAGAAAGCGACCGGGGAGACCGGAGCTGCCTGGCGGGAATTCCAGGGCGGTCTCTGGCAAAAGGAAATCAACGTCCGGGACTTCATCCAACAGAACTATCGGCCGTACGCGGAAGACGAATCCTTCCTGGCCCCGGCCACGGAGCGCACGCAGAAGATCTGGAAACGCCTGCAAGAGCTGTTCGTCGAAGAACGGCGAAAAGGAGTCCTCGACGTCTCCCCGCTCCCCAGCTCCATCACCGCCCACGGGCCGGGATACATCGACCGGGAGCACGAGATGATCGTCGGCCTGCAAACCGAAGCTCCGCTCCGGCGCGCGATCATGCCGAACGGCGGCTTGCGCATGGTCCTCGGCGCGCTCAAGACCTACGGCTACGAACCCGATCCCCACATGGTCGAGGCCTTCACCAAGTACCGGAGGACGCACAACGACGCCGTCTTCGACGGCTACACCGCGGACATCCGGCGCTGCCGGAGCTCGCACATCCTGACCGGGCTGCCCGACGCCTACGGTCGCGGCCGCATCATCGGCGACTACCGGCGCGTGCCGCTCTACGGCGTTGCACGGCTCATCGAGCGCAAGAAAGAGGAGAAAGCCGCCCTCGATGTGGTGCAGTCGACGGACGACGTCATCCGCGATCGCGAGGAACTCGCGGAGCAGACCCGGGCTCTCGAGGAGCTCGTGAAGATGGCAGCGAGCTACGGCTTCGACATCTCCGGTCCGGCTCGGAACGCCAAGGAAGCGGTGCAGTGGCTCTACTTCGCCTACCTGGGAGCAGTGAAGGAGCAGAACGGCGCCGCCATGTCGCTGGGGCGGACCTCGACCTTCCTCGACATCTACTTCGAGCGAGATCTCGCTGCCGGCAGCCTCACCGAGGAGCAGGCGCAGGAGATCATCGACGACTTCGTCATCAAGCTGCGCATCGTCCGCTTCCTCCGCACGCCGGAATACGACGAGCTGTTCGCCGGCGATCCGACCTGGGTCACCGAGTCCATCGCCGGCATGGGGGACGATGGGCGGTCGTTGGTAACGAAGACGAGCTTCCGCCTGCTGCATACTCTCTACAACCTCGGTCCCGCGCCCGAGCCGAACCTGACCATCTGGTATTCGCCGCATCTGCCCGATGCCTTCCGGCGCTTCGCCGCCAAGGTCGCCATCGACACCAGCTCCCTTCAGTTCGAGAGCGACGAGATCATGCGCCGCACCTGGGGGGACGACGGCGCCATCGCTTGCTGCGTCTCGCCGATGCTGGTGGGCAAGCAGATGCAGTTCTTCGGCGCCCGGGCCAATTTGGCCAAATGCCTTCTTTACGCCATCAACGGCGGCCGCGACGAAGTGAGCGGCGAGCAGGTGGGCCCGGCGCTCGGTGCCGCCCAGGGTGACATCCTCGACTTCGACGACGTAATCTCGAAGTTCGAGAAGATGATGGACTGGCTGGCCCGGGTCTACGTCAACGCGATGAACGTCATCCATTACATGCACGACAAGTACGCCTACGAGAGGCTCGAGATGGCGCTGCACGACTACGCGCCTCTACGAACCATGGCCTTCGGGATGGCGGGCATGTCCGTGGTCGCCGACAGCCTCTCGGCGATCAAACATGCCAAGGTACGAGTCGTCCGCGACAAAACCGGACTCATCACAGATTACAAGACCGAAGGTGAGTTTCCTGTGTTCGGCAACAACGACAACCGTGTGGACCATCTCGCCACCTGGGTCGTCAGCACCTTCATGGGCAAGCTGCGGAAGTACCCCACCTATCGCGGCGCCGTCCACACCCAATCGATCCTGACCATCACCTCCAATGTCGTCTACGGCAAGGCGACCGGGAACACGCCGGACGGACGCCGTCACGGCGAACCGTTCGCCCCGGGCGCGAACCCGATGCACGGCCGTGACAGCCACGGCATCCACGCCGCCGCCGCGTCGGTGGCGAAGATCCCCTATCGCGACGCGGCCGACGGCATCTCCCTCACCGCCAGCCTGGTGCCCGAAGGCCTCGGGCGGGTGGCCGACGACCGCAAGACCAATCTCACCAGCATCCTGGACGCCTTCTTCGGCAGCACCGGCTACCACATGAACGTGAACGTGCTGAATCGCGACACGCTCCTGGACGCCATGGAGCACCCGGAAAAGTACCCGAGCCTGACGATCCGCGTGTCGGGCTATGCGGTCAATTTCGTGCGCCTGACGCGGGAGCAGCAGATGGACGTGATCAACCGCACCTTCCACGGCGCCTGA
- a CDS encoding MFS transporter yields the protein MNRTTRVAAVAWLITAVYYFYQYTLRSAPAVMMPQLSDAFGLSAMGVASMVGLFYWGYSPFSLVAGVAMDRLGPRRVVPLGAAAVGIGALLFASGNNAAANAGRLLQGAGGVFALVGAVYIATQSFPASRAATLIGATQMFGMAGGSAGQFVVGPVIGAGIPWNRFWFGMGLGGLVIGALLFVLLPEQEKKPPSGDWLKSAARAMGTVFRNPQSILCGMIAGLLFIPTTIFDMIWGVRYLQEARGFEYGAAVIRSATVPLGWIIGCPLLGFLSDRLGRRKPVILTGAVVLLGCLAWILHGPAGVLPPYLLGLVAGLASGAAMLPYTVIKEANPPEMSGTATGVINFLNFTFSAVLGPVFGWVLTTVAKGSSVKTLEHYQTAFGPLMIGVGLAIVLTFILKETGPAVRRPAPAVAGRTP from the coding sequence GTGAACCGCACCACCAGGGTGGCGGCCGTCGCTTGGCTGATCACGGCGGTGTACTACTTCTACCAGTACACGCTGCGCTCGGCACCGGCCGTCATGATGCCGCAGCTCTCCGATGCCTTCGGCCTGAGCGCCATGGGCGTCGCCTCGATGGTCGGCCTCTTCTACTGGGGCTACTCCCCGTTCAGCCTGGTGGCAGGCGTCGCCATGGACCGTCTCGGACCGCGACGGGTCGTGCCACTGGGCGCGGCGGCGGTGGGCATCGGGGCCCTGCTGTTCGCTTCCGGGAACAACGCGGCGGCGAACGCCGGGCGGCTGTTGCAGGGCGCTGGCGGCGTGTTCGCGCTCGTCGGAGCCGTCTACATCGCCACGCAGAGCTTCCCCGCTTCCCGCGCGGCCACGTTGATCGGAGCCACGCAGATGTTCGGCATGGCCGGGGGATCCGCCGGCCAATTCGTGGTCGGGCCGGTGATCGGGGCAGGGATCCCGTGGAATCGCTTCTGGTTCGGAATGGGTCTCGGGGGCCTGGTGATCGGAGCTCTGCTGTTCGTGCTCCTCCCGGAGCAGGAGAAGAAGCCACCGAGCGGCGACTGGCTGAAGAGCGCCGCACGCGCCATGGGCACGGTGTTCCGCAATCCGCAGTCGATCCTGTGCGGGATGATCGCGGGCCTGCTGTTCATCCCCACCACGATCTTCGACATGATCTGGGGCGTGCGCTACCTGCAGGAAGCCCGCGGCTTCGAGTACGGGGCCGCAGTCATCCGCTCGGCGACGGTGCCGCTCGGGTGGATCATCGGCTGCCCGTTGCTGGGTTTCCTCTCGGACCGGCTCGGCCGGCGCAAGCCGGTGATCCTGACGGGCGCCGTCGTGCTTCTCGGCTGCCTCGCCTGGATCCTTCACGGCCCCGCCGGCGTCCTTCCTCCCTACCTGCTCGGCCTCGTGGCGGGGCTGGCATCGGGTGCGGCGATGCTGCCGTATACGGTGATCAAAGAGGCCAATCCGCCGGAGATGAGCGGCACCGCCACCGGGGTGATCAACTTCCTGAACTTCACCTTCAGCGCCGTGCTGGGTCCGGTCTTCGGCTGGGTGCTGACGACCGTCGCCAAGGGATCCAGTGTGAAGACGCTCGAGCACTATCAGACGGCGTTCGGGCCCCTCATGATCGGCGTCGGACTGGCCATCGTTCTCACCTTCATCCTGAAAGAAACGGGGCCCGCGGTGCGGCGGCCGGCCCCAGCTGTCGCCGGGAGGACTCCATGA
- a CDS encoding L-serine ammonia-lyase has protein sequence MKREDSGPEIFQPEKELNAAAIPPGVDRRTFLMRSAIITSTAVIMGLPVVAEAQAKGATAAPPKVPDLSPELNVVKKSKGPIMTTLEEFYKVGPGPSSSHTIGPMRITYDFYKRCTKLPADQLAKVTGIKVHLFGSLSATGKGHGTERAALAGVLGKEPATVAPEFLDGLAADPGKSYPVTLGGKTLNLSLKDIVYDSAKGDFPHPNTMTCKLMGGDKAIYELEYYSVGGGFIEWKGYEPPKKGQPKYPYATMKELQAHATASKLSFAQVVLTNEVAVSGKSEAEINAFLDKISGAMVNIVKSGLNAPSSTLPGPIKLKTKAGEVYKRAMDDTFEKQRGVGVVSAYALAGSEENARGHLVVTAPTGGSAGVIPALVYALGEGGRNLPQEKIRSGLLAAAAIGYLCKHNATLSGAEGGCQAEIGVASAMGAALIAQAHDFDHQVIANSAESALQHHLGMTCDPVAGYVQVPCIERCAFGAVKAWTGFMIASNEIPANRRLDFDTTVTAMALTAKEMNSKYKETSEGGLAVSVTLC, from the coding sequence ATGAAGCGCGAGGATTCCGGCCCAGAGATCTTTCAGCCCGAGAAAGAGCTGAACGCGGCAGCGATTCCGCCGGGCGTCGACCGTCGCACTTTCCTGATGCGGAGCGCCATCATCACCTCGACGGCGGTCATCATGGGTCTTCCGGTTGTGGCGGAAGCACAAGCCAAGGGCGCCACCGCCGCACCTCCCAAGGTCCCCGACTTGTCACCCGAGCTCAACGTGGTGAAGAAGTCGAAGGGTCCGATCATGACCACGCTGGAGGAGTTCTACAAGGTGGGCCCCGGGCCCTCCAGCTCGCACACCATCGGCCCGATGCGCATCACCTACGATTTCTACAAACGCTGCACCAAGCTGCCGGCGGACCAACTGGCGAAGGTCACCGGGATCAAGGTCCACCTCTTCGGCAGCCTGAGCGCCACCGGGAAGGGGCATGGCACGGAGCGCGCCGCCCTCGCCGGCGTGCTCGGCAAAGAGCCCGCGACCGTCGCGCCGGAGTTCCTCGACGGCCTGGCCGCGGACCCCGGGAAGAGCTATCCCGTGACGCTCGGCGGCAAGACACTCAACCTGTCGCTCAAGGACATCGTCTACGACTCGGCCAAGGGTGACTTCCCGCACCCCAACACCATGACCTGCAAGCTGATGGGCGGCGACAAGGCGATCTACGAGCTCGAGTACTACTCGGTGGGTGGCGGCTTCATCGAGTGGAAGGGCTACGAGCCGCCGAAGAAGGGCCAACCCAAGTATCCCTACGCCACGATGAAGGAGCTGCAGGCGCACGCGACAGCGAGCAAGCTCTCCTTCGCGCAGGTCGTCCTCACCAACGAGGTGGCTGTCTCCGGCAAGAGCGAGGCAGAGATCAACGCCTTCCTCGACAAGATTTCCGGGGCCATGGTCAACATCGTCAAGTCCGGGCTGAACGCGCCGTCGAGCACGCTGCCCGGGCCCATCAAGCTCAAAACCAAGGCCGGCGAGGTCTACAAGCGCGCCATGGACGACACCTTCGAGAAACAGCGCGGCGTGGGAGTCGTGTCGGCGTACGCGCTCGCCGGATCGGAGGAGAACGCCCGCGGCCACTTGGTGGTCACCGCGCCGACGGGTGGATCGGCCGGAGTGATCCCCGCCTTGGTCTACGCCCTCGGCGAGGGCGGGCGCAACTTGCCGCAGGAGAAGATCCGCAGCGGCCTCCTCGCCGCGGCGGCGATCGGGTACCTCTGCAAGCACAACGCCACCCTCTCGGGAGCCGAAGGTGGGTGTCAGGCGGAGATCGGCGTCGCTTCCGCGATGGGAGCGGCCCTCATTGCCCAGGCCCACGATTTCGACCATCAGGTGATCGCGAACTCCGCCGAATCGGCGCTGCAGCACCACCTGGGCATGACCTGCGATCCCGTGGCGGGCTACGTGCAGGTGCCCTGCATCGAGCGCTGTGCCTTCGGCGCCGTCAAGGCGTGGACCGGCTTCATGATCGCGAGCAACGAGATTCCGGCCAACCGTCGTCTCGACTTCGACACGACCGTGACCGCCATGGCGCTCACCGCCAAGGAGATGAACTCGAAGTACAAGGAGACCTCCGAGGGCGGCCTGGCCGTCTCGGTGACGCTTTGCTAG
- a CDS encoding bifunctional enoyl-CoA hydratase/phosphate acetyltransferase, producing MTAKSATTAKTATPRKTATPRKTATPAKTGTGKYERLLERCKSLEPIPTAVAYPCEETALAGAVEAGEKGLSRPILVGPLAQIKQLAKKAGINLAHVELVEAPNPHAAATKAVELVRQGKAELLMKGSLHTDELLAAVVARETGLRTGRRLSHVFIMDVPTYHKVLVVTDAAINIAPNLEDKVDICQNAIDLAISLGVEKPKVAILAAVETVNSKMPATLDAAALCKMAERGQITGALLDGPLAFDNAISKQAAKTKGIHSEVAGDPDILLAPDLEAGNILAKQLSFLANADSAGLVLGARVPIILTSRSDSVRSRIASVAVATLAAHARRRAPR from the coding sequence ATGACTGCGAAGAGCGCAACCACTGCGAAAACCGCAACACCTCGGAAGACTGCAACACCTCGGAAGACTGCAACACCTGCGAAGACCGGGACGGGGAAATACGAGCGGTTGCTGGAACGATGCAAGAGCCTGGAACCGATCCCTACCGCGGTCGCGTATCCATGCGAGGAGACGGCTCTGGCCGGGGCGGTCGAGGCCGGCGAGAAGGGGTTGAGCCGGCCGATCCTCGTGGGGCCGCTGGCCCAGATCAAGCAGCTGGCGAAGAAGGCGGGGATCAACCTGGCCCACGTCGAGCTCGTCGAGGCGCCGAACCCCCATGCCGCTGCCACCAAAGCCGTGGAGCTGGTGCGCCAGGGCAAGGCCGAGCTCCTGATGAAGGGCAGCCTGCACACCGACGAACTCCTGGCTGCCGTGGTGGCGCGGGAGACGGGGCTCCGCACCGGACGGCGCCTCAGCCATGTGTTCATCATGGACGTGCCGACCTACCACAAGGTCCTGGTGGTGACGGACGCAGCCATCAACATCGCACCGAATCTGGAAGACAAGGTCGACATCTGCCAGAACGCCATCGATCTCGCCATCTCCCTCGGCGTCGAGAAACCGAAGGTTGCGATCCTCGCCGCCGTCGAGACGGTGAACTCCAAGATGCCCGCCACTCTCGACGCCGCCGCCCTGTGCAAGATGGCAGAGCGCGGGCAGATCACCGGAGCCCTCTTGGACGGCCCGCTCGCCTTCGACAACGCCATCAGCAAGCAAGCGGCAAAAACGAAGGGAATCCACTCCGAGGTGGCTGGCGATCCGGACATCCTGCTCGCCCCCGACCTGGAGGCGGGCAACATCCTGGCCAAGCAGCTCAGCTTCCTGGCCAACGCCGATAGCGCCGGCCTCGTGCTTGGAGCCCGCGTGCCCATCATTCTGACCAGCCGCTCCGACAGCGTCCGCTCGAGAATCGCGAGCGTCGCCGTCGCCACACTGGCGGCCCACGCTCGTAGAAGGGCACCGCGATGA
- the pflA gene encoding pyruvate formate-lyase-activating protein, producing MTHEQNQPPADTPLEARSPFEMRVNLAKDLPETTVREAVASGDMGFLHSFTTGSAVDGPGVRLVAWTAGCMWRCVYCHNPDTWTMRNGIPVTLERATEALRKYRLGLKAMSGGFTLSGGEALMQHRFAVRLFAAAREMGIHTALDTNGYFGERLTDAELEGIDLYLLDLKLWDPERHRQLTGMENGPTLEFARRLAALRRPIWVRFVLVPGWTDDPDEIAKIARFAGGLGNVERVDVLPFHQMGRYKWERLGLEYKLPEVKPPTAEAVEKACAAFRAEGLKAY from the coding sequence ATGACCCACGAACAGAACCAGCCTCCGGCAGACACCCCGCTCGAGGCGCGCAGCCCTTTCGAGATGCGCGTCAACCTCGCCAAGGATCTGCCGGAAACGACGGTGCGCGAGGCGGTCGCCAGCGGCGACATGGGGTTCCTGCACTCCTTCACCACCGGCTCGGCGGTCGACGGCCCCGGGGTTCGCCTCGTGGCGTGGACGGCGGGCTGCATGTGGCGTTGTGTCTACTGCCACAATCCGGACACTTGGACCATGAGAAACGGGATCCCGGTCACTCTCGAGCGGGCGACGGAAGCGCTGCGCAAGTACCGCCTCGGGCTGAAGGCGATGTCCGGCGGCTTCACCCTGAGCGGTGGCGAGGCCCTGATGCAGCACCGTTTCGCGGTGCGGCTCTTCGCCGCCGCGCGAGAGATGGGCATCCACACCGCCCTCGACACCAACGGCTACTTCGGCGAGCGCTTGACCGACGCCGAGCTCGAGGGGATCGACCTCTACCTTCTCGACCTCAAGCTCTGGGATCCCGAACGCCACCGCCAACTCACCGGCATGGAGAACGGCCCCACCCTGGAGTTCGCGCGCCGCCTCGCGGCGCTCAGGCGGCCGATCTGGGTGCGCTTCGTGCTGGTGCCGGGCTGGACGGATGATCCGGACGAGATCGCCAAGATCGCCCGCTTCGCGGGCGGCCTCGGGAACGTGGAGCGCGTGGACGTTCTCCCCTTCCACCAGATGGGCCGCTACAAGTGGGAGCGACTCGGGCTCGAGTACAAGCTCCCGGAGGTCAAGCCCCCGACGGCGGAAGCGGTGGAGAAGGCGTGCGCGGCTTTCCGCGCCGAAGGGCTGAAGGCCTACTGA
- a CDS encoding acetate/propionate family kinase produces the protein MDEYALVFNAGSSSLKFCVYGRPEGDAWHLDARGQIEGIGTAPRLTVKDGAGASLTDQPLDKAVSDGRGALDSLAAWLRSRYGEGRVLGVGHRVVHGGMHYAAPTIVTPPVLEELRQLIPLAPLHQPHNLGAIEAVTERLPGVPQVACFDTGFHRGQPAVAEVIPLPRDLRSSGVQRYGFHGLSYEYIASVLPQVAPEIAAGRVIVAHLGSGASLCALRNGKSVDHSLGFTALDGLCMGTRPGALDPGVVLYLFQGLGLSVKEVETVLYKKSGLLGISGISNDMRELLGSSEPAAKLAVDYFVYRAAREIGALAAVLGGIDGLVFTAGIGENSAEIRRRIGEACAWLGIQIDPEANARKGPRLSRPGAAVSAWVIPTNEELMIARHTGRLLGLIEPGA, from the coding sequence ATGGATGAATACGCCCTCGTCTTCAATGCCGGCTCTTCGAGCCTCAAGTTCTGTGTCTATGGGAGGCCGGAAGGCGACGCCTGGCACCTGGACGCGCGCGGCCAGATCGAGGGGATCGGAACCGCGCCGCGGCTGACCGTGAAGGACGGAGCCGGCGCCAGTCTCACCGATCAGCCACTCGACAAGGCGGTGAGCGATGGGCGGGGCGCCCTCGACTCCCTCGCGGCCTGGCTCCGTTCTCGGTATGGAGAGGGGCGCGTGCTCGGTGTCGGCCACCGTGTGGTGCACGGCGGGATGCACTATGCAGCCCCCACCATCGTGACGCCCCCGGTCCTGGAGGAGCTGCGGCAGCTGATTCCGCTCGCTCCCCTGCATCAACCGCACAACCTCGGGGCCATCGAAGCGGTCACGGAGCGCCTTCCTGGCGTGCCGCAGGTCGCCTGCTTCGACACCGGGTTCCATCGGGGCCAGCCTGCCGTCGCCGAAGTGATCCCCCTGCCGCGAGACCTCCGCAGCTCCGGCGTGCAGCGCTACGGTTTCCACGGCCTCTCGTACGAGTACATCGCCTCGGTCCTGCCGCAGGTGGCGCCGGAGATCGCCGCCGGGCGGGTGATCGTCGCGCATCTCGGGAGCGGCGCCAGTCTGTGCGCCTTGCGGAACGGGAAGAGCGTCGACCACAGCCTGGGGTTCACCGCTCTCGACGGGCTCTGCATGGGCACGCGACCCGGTGCCCTCGATCCCGGTGTGGTCCTCTACCTCTTTCAGGGCCTCGGCCTCAGCGTCAAGGAAGTGGAGACCGTCCTCTACAAGAAATCCGGCCTGCTGGGCATTTCCGGCATCAGCAATGACATGCGCGAGCTGCTCGGGAGCAGCGAACCCGCCGCCAAGCTGGCGGTGGACTACTTCGTCTACCGCGCCGCCAGGGAGATCGGAGCGCTCGCCGCCGTGCTGGGCGGGATCGACGGCCTGGTCTTCACCGCCGGCATCGGGGAGAACTCGGCCGAGATCCGCCGCCGCATCGGCGAAGCCTGCGCCTGGCTCGGGATCCAGATCGACCCCGAGGCGAACGCGCGCAAGGGTCCGCGCCTCTCCCGACCGGGGGCCGCGGTCTCGGCCTGGGTGATCCCGACCAACGAAGAGCTGATGATCGCCCGGCACACCGGGCGGTTGCTCGGACTGATCGAGCCTGGGGCCTAA
- a CDS encoding tetratricopeptide repeat protein, with protein MRAFVFTDKALAGQAGRFVWLEIDTEKRENAPFRQQYVVPVLPSFFIVDPTSEKVLLRWVGGATVTQLQKMLDEGRAAMNGQVAAKSGASASHTGSKQAKAPSENTAPATPGGADALLARADGLFGEGKNAEAATAFRDALAQAPADWPPRGRATESLLFALLDTDANEACATLARDTFPALRNTPSAANVAALGLEAALGLPEENQARAGLVAALETDALAVVGDEKLDVAADDRSGVYLILVDARKEAKDEAGVKAMAQRWATFLEKAANAAASPAGRTVFDPHRLTAYITLGEPARALPMLEASERDFPDDYNPPARLAVAYKELKRWDEAIAASQRALERAYGPRKLRIYQNLADIQGGRGDSSAARATLEEALQLAESLPPGQRNENTIAGLKKKIDALPVQ; from the coding sequence ATGCGCGCCTTCGTCTTCACCGACAAGGCGCTCGCCGGGCAGGCCGGGCGGTTCGTCTGGCTCGAGATCGACACGGAGAAGCGGGAAAACGCGCCCTTCCGGCAGCAGTACGTCGTGCCGGTGCTGCCATCGTTCTTCATCGTCGACCCGACGAGTGAGAAGGTGCTGCTGCGCTGGGTGGGCGGCGCCACGGTGACGCAGCTGCAGAAGATGCTCGACGAAGGTCGAGCCGCCATGAATGGGCAGGTCGCGGCCAAGTCGGGCGCGTCCGCCTCGCACACGGGCAGCAAGCAAGCGAAAGCACCGAGCGAGAACACCGCGCCGGCGACCCCGGGGGGTGCCGACGCCCTCCTGGCGCGGGCCGATGGCTTGTTTGGCGAGGGCAAGAACGCCGAGGCCGCCACGGCGTTCCGCGATGCCCTGGCGCAAGCCCCGGCGGACTGGCCGCCGCGAGGACGTGCGACCGAGTCCCTCCTGTTCGCCCTGCTGGATACGGATGCGAACGAGGCGTGCGCCACCCTCGCCCGCGATACTTTCCCAGCGCTACGCAACACGCCTTCCGCGGCCAACGTCGCGGCGCTGGGCCTCGAGGCAGCGCTGGGTCTGCCGGAGGAGAATCAGGCGCGCGCCGGGCTCGTCGCGGCGCTCGAAACAGACGCGCTCGCCGTCGTCGGCGACGAGAAGCTCGACGTCGCGGCCGACGACCGCTCCGGCGTCTACCTGATCCTCGTCGACGCACGCAAAGAAGCGAAGGACGAAGCAGGAGTCAAAGCCATGGCCCAACGCTGGGCCACCTTCCTCGAAAAGGCGGCGAATGCGGCCGCGTCACCCGCGGGTCGCACCGTCTTCGATCCTCACCGGCTCACGGCGTACATCACGCTCGGCGAACCGGCCCGAGCCCTCCCGATGTTGGAAGCCTCCGAACGCGACTTCCCGGACGACTACAACCCACCCGCGCGACTCGCCGTCGCTTACAAGGAGCTCAAGCGCTGGGACGAGGCGATCGCCGCCTCGCAGCGCGCCCTCGAGCGCGCGTACGGCCCGCGCAAGCTCCGCATCTATCAGAACCTGGCGGACATCCAGGGGGGCCGTGGCGATTCCAGTGCGGCGCGCGCCACCCTGGAGGAAGCGCTGCAGCTCGCCGAGTCCCTGCCACCGGGACAGCGCAACGAAAACACCATCGCCGGCCTGAAGAAGAAGATCGACGCCTTACCCGTGCAGTGA
- a CDS encoding TAXI family TRAP transporter solute-binding subunit → MTVPSPSRTRTGLRWVPVLLAVAVLGALAWVALTIGNPFPPRTVVMATGPKGSGFDDFGARYRQILQRSGVDLRLVETAGSAENLTKLRDPRAGVSVAFIENGLTNQDESPDLVSLGAITIEPLWLFFRRQESGTPAQRWVGKRISIEPEGSGTRVLARRLLALNGIDETTVQLLGLTPEQSAEALLRGTIDGAIMLTAWQSSVVQKLLVAEGIVLEGYPRADAYVALFPYLNKVVLPTGVADLARNIPPADVPLLAVEASLVVREDIHPGLQYLLLEAAAEIHGGPQVFHRAGRFPAAEAIDLPLSQQARAFYKSGRPFVYRYLPFWMAGPAERLMILLIPLFTVVFPLVHFVPAFYAWMIQRRIFGLYGELKVLETELEKVHPGEPAHDLILGLDKLARRASRLRVPLGYAQRLFILKSHIALAQQEAEKRRGVSDREQRAEARAAQ, encoded by the coding sequence ATGACTGTGCCGTCGCCGTCCCGCACTCGCACGGGGCTCCGGTGGGTGCCCGTGCTTCTCGCGGTCGCCGTCCTCGGCGCGTTGGCGTGGGTGGCCTTGACGATCGGGAACCCTTTTCCTCCGCGTACCGTCGTGATGGCGACCGGACCCAAGGGCAGCGGGTTCGATGATTTCGGCGCCCGCTACCGCCAGATCCTACAGCGCTCGGGAGTCGACCTTCGCCTCGTGGAGACGGCGGGCTCGGCGGAGAACCTCACGAAACTGCGCGACCCCCGCGCCGGCGTGAGCGTCGCGTTCATCGAAAACGGACTGACGAACCAGGACGAGTCGCCCGATCTCGTTTCGCTCGGCGCGATCACCATCGAGCCGCTCTGGCTGTTCTTCCGGCGCCAGGAGTCGGGCACCCCGGCCCAGCGGTGGGTGGGAAAACGGATCTCGATCGAGCCCGAGGGCAGCGGCACGCGGGTGCTGGCACGCCGGCTCCTGGCGCTGAACGGCATCGACGAGACGACGGTCCAGCTGCTCGGTCTCACACCGGAGCAGAGTGCGGAGGCGCTCCTGCGGGGCACAATCGACGGCGCCATCATGCTCACCGCCTGGCAGTCGTCGGTGGTCCAGAAGCTGCTGGTCGCCGAGGGCATCGTGCTCGAGGGCTACCCGCGCGCGGACGCCTATGTCGCCCTGTTTCCCTACCTCAACAAGGTCGTGCTTCCCACCGGCGTCGCCGACCTGGCGAGGAACATCCCGCCCGCCGACGTGCCGCTGCTCGCGGTCGAGGCGAGCCTGGTCGTGCGGGAGGACATCCACCCGGGACTGCAGTACCTCCTCCTCGAGGCCGCCGCAGAAATCCATGGGGGCCCGCAGGTCTTCCATCGTGCCGGCCGATTCCCCGCTGCCGAAGCGATCGACCTGCCGCTGAGCCAACAGGCCCGGGCGTTCTACAAATCGGGCCGGCCGTTCGTATACCGCTATCTCCCTTTCTGGATGGCGGGCCCGGCAGAACGCCTGATGATCCTGCTCATTCCTCTGTTCACCGTGGTGTTCCCGCTCGTCCACTTTGTCCCCGCGTTCTACGCCTGGATGATCCAGCGCCGGATCTTCGGTTTGTACGGCGAGCTGAAGGTTCTGGAGACGGAGCTGGAAAAGGTGCATCCCGGTGAGCCTGCCCACGATTTGATCTTGGGGCTCGACAAGCTCGCCCGGCGCGCGAGTCGCCTCCGTGTCCCCCTCGGCTATGCGCAGCGGTTGTTCATCCTGAAGAGCCACATCGCCCTGGCACAGCAGGAGGCCGAGAAGCGTCGCGGTGTTTCGGATCGCGAACAGCGCGCGGAGGCAAGGGCCGCTCAGTAG